The following proteins are encoded in a genomic region of Papaver somniferum cultivar HN1 unplaced genomic scaffold, ASM357369v1 unplaced-scaffold_10, whole genome shotgun sequence:
- the LOC113326988 gene encoding uncharacterized protein LOC113326988 → MFSTMTKDLMLTVLKSGETAQEIWDHLKKLFQDNKGNRAATLERQFVNLKFVDCTSIDDYCDKLKSLSDRLRDLDFPMNDKRLVIQLVNGLPEEYNTVASFIQQAMPTFDAARSQLRTEEIRRSQQTCTSSPTALAATASTTDRGTQRSQRSGSAKRSGSRSSSSTAAPPLLPTPPLLPTPPHPYQLYRAPNPAYSNHWTPQWETPPCPYPTAPPETAWHQPFSHSSYRGRGQSRGRPSSIGRGQAYLTPSTEYLHPSDIAEAYSSMSLHSPEDAFYMDTGATSHLTADSGFEIEEDSSSM, encoded by the exons atgttctccaccatgaCCAAGGATTTAATGCTCACCGTCCTCAAATCTGGCGAAACTGCTCAAGAGATTTGGGATCATCTCAAGAAACTTTTTCAAGACAACAAAGGTAACCGTGCTGCGACTCTTGAACGTCAGTTTGTTAACCTTAAGTTTGTTGATTGCACTAGTATTGATGATTACTGTGATAAACTTAAATCCCTATCGGATCGATTACGTGATCTTGATTTTCCTATGAATGATAAACGACTTGTGATTCAACTCGTCAACGGCcttccggaggaatacaacacGGTGGCCTCCTTTATCCAACAAGCTATGCCTACATTCGATGCCGCTCGCTCACAGCTGCGAACCGAAGAGATCCGCCGCTCTCAACAGACCTGTACGTCTTCACCTACAGCGCTTGCAGCTACAGCTTCGACCACAGATCGTGGAACTCAGCGCTCACAGCGCTCAGGCTCAGCCAAACGCAGTGGCAGTCGATCGTCCTCCTCAACTGCGGCTCCACCACTGCTGCCAACTCCACCACTGCTGCCAACTCCACCACATCCTTACCAGCTGTATCGTGCACCAAATCCGGCTTACAGCAATCACTGGACACCACAGTGGGAAACGCCACCTTGTCCGTATCCCACAGCACCTCCGGAAACAGCATGGCATCAACCTTTCAGTCACAGCTCCTACCGAGGCCGTGGACAGTCACGCGGTCGACCTTCCAGCATTGGACGTGGACAGGCATATCTCACTCCATCCACGGAATACCTTCATCCCAGTGACATTGCCGAAGCGTACAGTTCCATGAGTTTACACTCTCCTGAAGACGCTTTTTATATGGATACCGGTGCCACATCGCATCTCACCGCAGACTCAG gatttgagaTCGAGGAAGATTCTTCTTCGATGTAA